A single genomic interval of Desulfovibrio intestinalis harbors:
- a CDS encoding TonB-dependent receptor, protein MRRVFTIGRLGILAATLLAPLVSNTVFASEEEPIQLDSVVVSAQKFRTDKQDVPSNISVVDSKTMQDSGVDNLEGLSALAPNIGISKIDTYSTQVVFRGIGGMANMNKVWNINMDGVAIPYVGLDTFLDVDRVEFLRGSQGALYGRNTHAGAVNIVTKDPGSSANGNVTLNYESFNTLKARAAVGSPINDVASYRMAVAYKRSDGYFHNEYYDKNDTNNNEQFTARGKVLLQADDKSKLTLGMYADKYESAFDSYGPANGDVTLNTENNRRGHNDGYLLSPTLTWEKDFGAVNVTSISNYSRSNYNYLQDWDFSRFDIMYSTYDEDFNTLSQELRFNGGSDEFKWMFGLFGLWERIDTKTNILFGDDAAASGMSPGDHAQQNSTVNSYIGSSFGQIVYRLFPSIELTGAVRFDYERKTLDWKNKTNLDYVPTGKLDMSKDWLALSPSASIAWLFAEKQRVYGSIARGFKSGDFNNVMVEVPLVEHAVDPEYTTTYEVGYKGRLLENRLELNAALFYIDWDNMQVDIESTEGMFNPYQKMNAGRAHSSGMELEARALIMPGWEVFASLGYMFQYEFDEFRKDATTDLSGKKLPFTNAYTVGLGTVFRTESGFYAGVDSSISGRKYLVEDNSLKQNAYMLLNAKIGYEKDNWDVYLYGRNLLDERYATTAFSGAKRAGEPLVVGVQCGYTF, encoded by the coding sequence ATGAGAAGAGTTTTTACAATCGGCAGGCTGGGCATACTTGCGGCGACCTTGTTGGCTCCCCTGGTGAGCAATACGGTCTTCGCTTCGGAGGAGGAGCCCATCCAGCTTGATTCCGTAGTGGTCAGCGCGCAAAAATTCAGAACAGACAAGCAGGACGTGCCTTCCAATATCAGTGTTGTCGACAGCAAGACCATGCAGGACAGCGGTGTGGACAATCTGGAAGGACTGAGCGCCCTGGCCCCCAATATCGGCATTTCAAAAATCGACACATACAGCACCCAGGTGGTCTTTCGCGGCATCGGCGGCATGGCCAATATGAACAAGGTGTGGAACATCAACATGGACGGCGTAGCCATACCCTATGTGGGGCTGGATACGTTTCTGGATGTGGACCGCGTGGAATTTCTGCGCGGCAGCCAGGGGGCGCTTTACGGACGCAATACTCACGCCGGGGCCGTCAACATCGTCACCAAAGACCCCGGCAGCAGTGCCAACGGCAATGTCACGCTCAACTACGAAAGCTTCAATACGCTGAAAGCGCGGGCAGCTGTGGGCAGCCCCATAAATGACGTGGCCTCTTACCGTATGGCCGTGGCCTACAAGCGTTCGGACGGTTACTTTCACAACGAATATTACGACAAGAACGACACCAATAATAACGAGCAGTTCACCGCGCGCGGCAAGGTTCTTCTTCAGGCTGACGACAAAAGCAAACTTACCCTTGGCATGTATGCCGACAAATACGAGTCGGCCTTCGACAGTTACGGGCCCGCCAATGGCGACGTAACATTGAATACTGAAAACAACAGGCGCGGCCATAACGACGGCTACCTGCTGTCACCCACTCTTACATGGGAAAAGGATTTTGGTGCTGTAAACGTAACCTCCATCAGCAATTACAGCCGTTCCAACTATAATTACCTTCAGGACTGGGATTTCAGCCGTTTTGACATCATGTATTCCACCTATGACGAGGATTTCAATACCCTCAGTCAGGAACTGCGTTTCAATGGCGGCAGCGACGAATTCAAATGGATGTTCGGCCTTTTTGGCCTTTGGGAACGCATTGACACCAAGACCAACATTCTTTTCGGTGATGACGCCGCTGCCAGTGGCATGAGCCCCGGCGACCACGCGCAGCAAAACTCCACGGTAAACAGCTATATTGGCTCTTCTTTCGGGCAGATTGTCTACCGCCTTTTTCCGTCCATCGAGCTTACGGGCGCGGTGCGCTTTGACTACGAGCGCAAGACGCTGGACTGGAAAAACAAAACCAACCTTGATTATGTGCCCACGGGCAAGCTTGATATGAGCAAGGATTGGCTGGCCTTGTCACCCTCAGCCAGCATAGCTTGGCTGTTTGCGGAAAAGCAGCGCGTGTATGGCTCCATTGCCAGAGGTTTCAAGTCCGGCGATTTCAACAATGTCATGGTTGAAGTGCCGCTGGTGGAGCACGCCGTTGACCCGGAATATACCACCACCTACGAAGTGGGCTATAAAGGCAGACTGCTGGAGAACCGTCTGGAGCTCAATGCCGCCCTGTTCTACATCGACTGGGACAACATGCAGGTGGATATTGAAAGCACTGAAGGCATGTTTAACCCCTATCAGAAAATGAACGCGGGCCGCGCGCACTCCAGCGGCATGGAGCTTGAGGCCCGGGCCTTGATCATGCCGGGTTGGGAAGTGTTCGCCAGCCTTGGCTATATGTTTCAGTACGAATTTGACGAATTTCGCAAAGACGCCACCACAGACCTTTCCGGAAAAAAACTGCCCTTCACCAATGCCTATACCGTTGGCCTCGGCACCGTGTTCCGCACGGAATCGGGCTTTTATGCGGGCGTGGACAGCAGCATTAGCGGCCGCAAGTATCTTGTGGAAGACAATTCACTCAAACAGAACGCCTACATGCTGCTCAACGCCAAGATCGGCTATGAAAAGGACAACTGGGACGTCTATCTGTACGGCAGGAACTTGCTGGACGAGCGGTATGCTACTACGGCCTTCAGCGGAGCAAAGCGCGCGGGTGAACCTCTGGTTGTCGGCGTGCAGTGCGGGTATACTTTCTAG
- the feoB gene encoding ferrous iron transport protein B, with protein MRQATITGLTDMWVAVAGQPNTGKSTIFSALTGMHQEVGNWPGKTVEKKQGKAPVGQGGYNVVDLPGSYSLHAQSPEENIAVEYLLGSSPDVTVVVASAVSPERTLAYALDVLALGRPIILALNMVDMAASSGVNLDVSTLAAGFGVPVVLLSAVRKNGVEPLSESIGQALRRPPASGRVPEAVFKLLPDPLRREVFQVRDWLLSHGIDEGRALSLLWQALSGSAPDPDETGVFGMGRKAKGAGALTKAHGADWKQGSALDADGIQGRGSAGQNAEAANHAQGEDCRAVLAALCSEEHRHQFSEARQTWLEKLVGRDSVEALGKRSATVAWDAWLLHPVWGLATMTGFLLLTLVAGFGIGFPLAGGTAYLFSLPEPHILAWGQEGKHLLAAMTIGVWRGVGAVVVMLPFIVVFYAIFAFLEDVGYMARAAFIMDRAMSRIGLNGKAFVPLLFAIPCNISGVVGCRTIDDPRQRLLTILLVPLVPCTAKIVVMVTLASWLFTPLSAVLVVLALLAMNMLVLGGISLLAGKVMPPTDSLGGLVMELPHFHKPNPRAIGRYVWRNVLAFLKKASTLIVAFSVLIWFLSYYPTADIETSLIGQLGRMLQPLGDIMGVDWRFMTALLASGVSKEAVMATIGVLFAATTDQLPEILRHSVSQASAVAFMCAQSLFIPCVATIGILYSESRSLKILAAMFAYSLILPVVMAAIVYHFALLLG; from the coding sequence ATGAGGCAGGCGACGATAACTGGTCTGACTGATATGTGGGTGGCCGTGGCGGGGCAGCCCAATACGGGAAAATCCACCATTTTCAGTGCGCTTACGGGCATGCATCAAGAGGTGGGCAACTGGCCGGGAAAGACTGTGGAAAAAAAGCAGGGCAAAGCCCCTGTAGGGCAGGGCGGCTACAATGTAGTCGATCTGCCCGGCAGTTACAGCCTGCACGCTCAGTCACCGGAAGAAAATATTGCCGTAGAGTATCTGCTGGGCAGCTCGCCGGACGTCACCGTGGTGGTGGCCAGCGCTGTCAGCCCGGAGCGCACCTTGGCTTATGCTCTGGATGTGCTAGCTCTGGGGCGGCCCATTATACTGGCGCTTAATATGGTGGATATGGCCGCCAGTAGTGGGGTGAACCTGGATGTCTCGACCTTGGCTGCTGGCTTTGGCGTGCCAGTGGTATTGCTTTCCGCCGTGCGCAAAAACGGTGTGGAACCATTGAGTGAATCCATAGGGCAGGCATTGCGGCGGCCACCTGCATCTGGCCGTGTTCCAGAAGCAGTGTTCAAACTTTTGCCCGACCCGTTGCGGCGCGAGGTGTTTCAGGTCAGGGATTGGCTGCTTTCGCACGGAATAGATGAGGGACGGGCTTTGTCCTTATTATGGCAGGCCTTGAGCGGAAGCGCGCCGGACCCGGATGAAACAGGTGTCTTTGGCATGGGCCGTAAAGCAAAAGGCGCTGGCGCTCTGACAAAGGCGCACGGTGCAGACTGGAAGCAGGGCAGCGCGCTGGATGCTGACGGCATACAAGGCAGAGGCTCTGCCGGGCAAAATGCCGAGGCGGCGAACCATGCGCAGGGTGAGGATTGTCGTGCTGTTTTAGCCGCTTTGTGCTCTGAAGAACATCGCCATCAGTTCAGCGAGGCACGGCAGACCTGGCTGGAAAAGCTTGTGGGACGCGACAGCGTAGAGGCCTTGGGCAAGCGTAGCGCCACTGTGGCCTGGGACGCGTGGTTGCTGCATCCCGTGTGGGGTCTGGCTACCATGACAGGCTTTTTGCTGCTTACTCTGGTGGCGGGTTTTGGTATTGGCTTTCCGTTGGCCGGGGGCACAGCCTATCTGTTTTCACTGCCCGAGCCGCATATTCTTGCCTGGGGGCAGGAGGGCAAGCACTTGTTGGCAGCTATGACCATCGGTGTTTGGCGCGGCGTGGGGGCTGTTGTTGTAATGCTGCCGTTTATTGTAGTTTTTTACGCCATTTTCGCCTTTCTTGAAGACGTGGGGTATATGGCCCGCGCGGCTTTTATTATGGACAGGGCCATGAGCCGCATAGGTCTGAACGGCAAGGCCTTTGTTCCTTTACTGTTTGCCATTCCTTGCAATATCTCGGGGGTGGTTGGCTGCCGAACCATTGATGATCCCCGGCAGCGGCTGCTGACCATACTGCTTGTGCCTCTGGTTCCCTGCACTGCCAAAATCGTGGTAATGGTTACTCTGGCATCGTGGCTGTTTACGCCCTTATCCGCCGTGCTGGTTGTTCTGGCGCTGTTGGCTATGAATATGCTGGTGCTGGGCGGCATAAGCCTGCTGGCTGGCAAAGTTATGCCCCCCACAGATTCTCTTGGCGGCCTTGTTATGGAACTGCCGCATTTTCATAAACCCAACCCGCGCGCCATTGGCCGCTATGTGTGGCGCAACGTGCTGGCCTTTCTGAAAAAAGCTTCAACGCTTATTGTGGCTTTCAGCGTGTTGATCTGGTTTTTGTCCTACTATCCCACAGCCGACATCGAAACCAGTCTCATCGGGCAACTGGGCAGGATGTTGCAGCCCCTTGGCGATATTATGGGGGTGGATTGGCGGTTCATGACGGCGCTGCTGGCCTCTGGCGTCAGCAAAGAGGCTGTGATGGCCACCATCGGCGTGCTTTTTGCCGCGACTACCGACCAGTTGCCGGAAATTTTGCGGCACAGCGTCAGCCAGGCCAGCGCCGTGGCTTTTATGTGTGCGCAAAGTCTGTTCATTCCTTGCGTGGCGACCATTGGCATTCTGTACAGCGAATCCCGCTCACTCAAAATTCTGGCTGCAATGTTTGCTTACTCGCTTATCCTACCTGTTGTAATGGCTGCCATTGTTTACCATTTTGCCCTCCTGCTCGGTTGA
- a CDS encoding AraC family transcriptional regulator yields the protein MQRLSCASQARPVQQLPLPQCGLWGMQIMPGITLNIMDFKPDEEISIDTGLRGDSLEFAFVLSGEAEYRAHAAEKPCRLGAGPDTGIAFYMPDSQGIFSICKKQPVQMLGLSLEAQCLRNLMGLEKAAPLHKALPTNQNSRLNPTLRMLVSQFFSCRKSGVSLELYLQGKALQLLSEVIDEIGREGLHSRSRSCPLNTGDIEHIRRARHLLCAHMTDPPSLPDLAAKVGMNVNKLKAGFQRLYDMAPYRCLHEDRMHKAGQLLEAGDMNVSEVAWAVGYTNVGHFGAAFSKFFGVKPKSYQMDAHRKLGLRG from the coding sequence ATGCAGCGCTTATCATGCGCCAGCCAAGCGCGCCCTGTGCAGCAGCTTCCACTGCCCCAATGCGGCCTTTGGGGTATGCAGATAATGCCGGGAATTACACTGAATATTATGGATTTCAAGCCAGATGAAGAGATCTCTATTGATACGGGCCTGCGTGGCGACAGCCTGGAATTTGCCTTTGTGTTGAGTGGTGAAGCCGAATACAGGGCACATGCCGCTGAAAAACCCTGCAGGCTTGGAGCAGGGCCGGATACGGGCATTGCCTTTTACATGCCGGACAGCCAGGGCATTTTTTCCATATGCAAAAAGCAACCTGTGCAGATGCTGGGGCTCAGCCTTGAAGCCCAGTGCCTGAGAAATCTTATGGGCCTTGAAAAGGCCGCCCCCTTGCACAAGGCACTGCCAACCAACCAGAACAGCCGCCTCAACCCCACGTTGCGCATGTTGGTTTCGCAGTTTTTCTCCTGCCGCAAAAGCGGTGTGTCGCTGGAGCTTTATCTTCAGGGCAAAGCGCTACAGCTGCTGTCTGAGGTGATAGACGAAATAGGCCGCGAGGGCTTGCATTCACGAAGCAGATCCTGCCCCCTCAATACTGGCGACATTGAGCACATCCGCCGGGCACGGCATCTGCTCTGCGCCCACATGACGGATCCCCCCTCCTTGCCGGATCTGGCCGCCAAGGTAGGCATGAACGTCAACAAGCTCAAGGCGGGTTTTCAGCGCCTGTATGATATGGCCCCGTATCGCTGCCTGCATGAAGACCGCATGCACAAGGCTGGTCAGCTGCTGGAGGCTGGCGATATGAATGTGAGCGAGGTTGCCTGGGCTGTGGGCTACACCAATGTGGGGCATTTTGGCGCAGCTTTTTCCAAATTCTTTGGCGTCAAACCAAAATCTTACCAGATGGACGCGCACAGGAAGCTCGGCCTGCGGGGGTAG
- a CDS encoding tetratricopeptide repeat protein, with protein sequence MTQHTTRKNARVDKKGKSHDTRNAQPGAAAQGEPSGEAARPEWAGRAESFWDVPMRGESGNERVWSELRYIQELAREDLIEMEGLLCRQLSAFLSFSGHALYFPRDHAQDEPQLLARERRLLLPLFWHDRLLGMVMLHGVRAREVRPLLKVLPALASLCLENLARAKAARTDAVTALATEESLFARMEGEAERVRAHLKEPSAPEGLAIPMYRMCMGIVLLRLGNGPGMVRRHGFAFGENVMSQLADACRAVLPSDVLAARVGSHEIALLLSASGRGACHKLARSVLARMEALRPVSALTKQPAALRLCAGHALYPQDMQGPEMRLGMYEQARLLMARARLAADVAGQTATGAAGNRSGEGRIMPFARILQEGGLVLEALPVGRLRISLGRQAKAREGMRFAVWSAAPGPKARHKGEIVLLRVGDKDSIAEILHLADTTFLPAPGDSLALLGQSPVLSPDLDGHDPALSFSGTQDFLSTPPTPPTAALQQKAESSSQGETAAHTPGHTPDQPEAKAPLSGGSVEQPADELVPPGEGEKHATGSSQPEPAPAVHAEKTEQSESMTLCGHGDFLNRFAQESERCARFVLAIVRMEGATSSTAATALGLWEKLLNKAALSEAGAAPLAGLYGSNSLIFFHPGMEPQNVTALYEGLCTALKDGGIDAAAGLAAFPFLQYRKAEMPDCALKALEYALLLPHPRVGQCSSLALNISADRRYSLGDVFGALEEYKLSLLADETNVMAWNSLGVCMAALGRGHEARRHFLEALRHKPDDGAAKQIYYNLGNVCQSLGERRAAARYYRQCVKVAPDHLFAHIRLGQLCEQGGRRAEARRYYELAAAIEDATPGRPGVARRHLARVAARQRKGGEARELLHEALLRNPQDPASMLLLANIYLDGNEDPAMAELLARKSAGLHDRPEAWQTLARALRALDREDEARLAEARAVLG encoded by the coding sequence ATGACCCAGCACACGACACGGAAAAATGCCAGAGTAGACAAGAAGGGCAAGAGTCATGATACGCGGAATGCCCAGCCCGGCGCAGCCGCTCAGGGCGAACCGTCTGGCGAAGCAGCCCGCCCGGAATGGGCGGGAAGAGCCGAGTCCTTCTGGGATGTGCCGATGCGCGGTGAAAGCGGCAACGAGCGGGTATGGTCAGAGCTGCGTTATATACAGGAACTTGCCCGTGAAGACCTCATAGAAATGGAAGGATTGCTATGCCGCCAGCTGTCAGCCTTTTTGAGCTTCAGCGGCCATGCGCTCTATTTTCCCAGAGATCATGCCCAGGATGAGCCCCAGTTGCTGGCGCGCGAACGCAGGTTGCTTTTGCCCCTGTTCTGGCACGATCGCCTGCTCGGCATGGTCATGCTGCACGGTGTGCGTGCGCGTGAGGTGCGTCCTCTTCTGAAAGTGCTGCCAGCCCTTGCCTCTTTGTGTCTTGAAAATCTTGCACGCGCCAAAGCGGCACGCACTGATGCCGTTACTGCGCTGGCCACGGAAGAAAGCCTTTTTGCCCGAATGGAAGGTGAAGCCGAAAGAGTGCGCGCGCACCTTAAAGAACCTTCCGCGCCGGAAGGTCTTGCGATTCCTATGTACCGCATGTGTATGGGAATTGTGCTGCTGCGGCTGGGCAACGGGCCGGGCATGGTGCGGCGGCATGGTTTTGCCTTTGGCGAAAACGTCATGAGCCAGCTTGCCGATGCTTGCCGGGCTGTTCTGCCCTCGGATGTGCTGGCTGCGCGTGTGGGCTCGCACGAAATAGCTCTTCTGCTTTCGGCCAGCGGGCGCGGCGCATGCCACAAACTTGCCCGGTCTGTTCTGGCCCGTATGGAAGCTTTGCGCCCTGTATCGGCGCTGACGAAGCAGCCCGCAGCTCTGCGCCTGTGCGCGGGGCATGCCTTGTATCCGCAGGACATGCAGGGTCCAGAAATGAGGCTCGGCATGTATGAGCAGGCCCGCTTGCTGATGGCAAGAGCCAGACTGGCGGCAGACGTTGCGGGTCAGACGGCCACGGGCGCTGCTGGCAATCGCTCTGGCGAGGGGCGCATAATGCCTTTTGCCCGTATTCTGCAAGAAGGCGGGCTTGTGCTGGAAGCCCTGCCAGTGGGACGCCTGCGCATCAGCCTGGGCCGGCAGGCCAAGGCCCGCGAAGGTATGCGGTTCGCGGTATGGAGCGCTGCTCCGGGGCCGAAGGCGCGCCATAAGGGTGAAATCGTACTGCTGCGCGTGGGCGACAAAGACTCCATTGCTGAAATTTTGCACTTGGCAGACACAACATTTCTGCCTGCGCCTGGCGACAGTCTGGCCCTTCTTGGACAAAGCCCGGTGCTCAGCCCGGACCTTGACGGTCACGACCCGGCACTGAGTTTTTCGGGAACGCAAGATTTTCTTTCCACACCGCCTACACCACCCACAGCGGCTTTGCAGCAAAAAGCGGAATCCTCTTCGCAGGGGGAAACCGCCGCGCATACGCCCGGGCATACGCCGGATCAGCCTGAAGCCAAAGCACCTTTGTCAGGAGGCAGCGTCGAGCAGCCCGCCGATGAACTGGTGCCCCCAGGCGAAGGTGAAAAGCACGCAACGGGCAGTTCCCAGCCTGAGCCTGCTCCTGCTGTTCATGCTGAAAAAACGGAACAAAGCGAGTCAATGACGCTTTGTGGACACGGTGATTTTCTCAATCGTTTTGCGCAGGAAAGCGAACGTTGCGCGCGCTTTGTGCTTGCCATCGTCCGTATGGAAGGTGCTACCAGTTCAACCGCGGCAACAGCCCTGGGCCTGTGGGAGAAGCTGCTGAACAAGGCAGCCTTGAGTGAAGCGGGGGCTGCGCCTCTGGCTGGCCTTTATGGCAGCAACAGCCTGATATTTTTCCATCCAGGTATGGAGCCGCAAAATGTGACAGCCCTGTATGAAGGCTTGTGCACTGCCTTGAAAGACGGGGGTATTGATGCTGCTGCGGGACTAGCGGCCTTTCCCTTCCTGCAATACCGCAAAGCCGAGATGCCGGACTGCGCACTCAAGGCCTTGGAATACGCCCTTCTTCTGCCCCATCCCAGAGTGGGACAATGCAGTTCGCTGGCCCTTAATATCAGCGCTGACCGCCGTTATAGCCTTGGCGATGTTTTTGGCGCGCTTGAAGAGTACAAGCTTTCGCTGCTGGCTGACGAAACCAATGTTATGGCCTGGAACTCTCTTGGCGTATGCATGGCGGCCCTGGGGCGCGGGCATGAGGCGAGAAGGCATTTTCTTGAGGCTCTGCGGCACAAGCCGGACGACGGGGCAGCCAAGCAGATTTACTATAATCTTGGCAATGTCTGCCAAAGCCTGGGAGAACGCCGCGCCGCCGCCCGCTACTACCGCCAGTGCGTCAAGGTGGCTCCTGACCATCTTTTTGCCCATATCCGTCTGGGGCAGTTGTGCGAGCAGGGCGGCAGAAGGGCAGAAGCCCGCCGCTATTATGAACTGGCCGCCGCCATTGAGGACGCCACTCCCGGGCGGCCCGGCGTCGCCAGACGGCATCTGGCCCGTGTGGCGGCCCGGCAGCGCAAGGGCGGCGAAGCCCGTGAACTGCTGCATGAGGCCTTGCTGCGTAATCCGCAGGATCCTGCGTCCATGCTGCTGCTGGCCAACATCTACCTTGACGGTAACGAAGACCCGGCCATGGCCGAATTGCTGGCCCGTAAAAGCGCTGGCCTGCACGACAGGCCCGAAGCCTGGCAGACCCTGGCTCGAGCCTTGCGCGCCCTTGACCGGGAAGACGAAGCCCGGCTGGCAGAAGCAAGAGCCGTACTGGGCTGA
- a CDS encoding AAA family ATPase has translation MTPSQIVSALNSLISIRQPVFIWGAPGVGKSQIVAQVAEARGMALRDIRAVLLDPVDLRGLPRITDQGVAVWCPPAFLPTPSDPEEGIIFLDELNAAPPLVQAACYQLILDRAIGEYRLPDGWSIVAAGNREKDKAVSYRMPSALANRMVHLEFDANLDDWLSWAQGSGIRAEVCAFLRFRPRLLHDFDPLKAEKAFASPRSWEFVSRVLDAGPDADVEYELFQGTVGSAGAAEFMGFLSVWRELPTVDEVLAAPASAMVPLEPAALYAMCEALSLRASTETIEALTAYAERLPSEFGVLLMRDAVCQDTDLVQTEAFSRWAEKNAEVLM, from the coding sequence ATGACACCTTCGCAAATCGTATCTGCACTAAATTCCCTTATTTCCATCCGTCAGCCGGTTTTTATCTGGGGCGCGCCGGGCGTAGGCAAAAGCCAGATCGTAGCCCAGGTGGCCGAGGCCCGGGGTATGGCCCTGCGCGACATCCGCGCCGTGCTGCTGGACCCTGTTGACCTGCGCGGGCTGCCGCGCATTACGGATCAGGGGGTTGCCGTGTGGTGTCCTCCTGCGTTTCTGCCAACACCGTCTGATCCTGAAGAAGGCATCATTTTTCTGGATGAGCTGAATGCCGCGCCGCCTCTGGTGCAGGCCGCCTGCTATCAGCTTATTCTTGACCGCGCCATCGGGGAATACCGCCTGCCAGACGGCTGGTCCATTGTGGCTGCTGGCAACAGGGAAAAGGACAAGGCCGTGTCTTACCGGATGCCTTCGGCTTTGGCTAACCGCATGGTGCACTTGGAGTTTGATGCCAATCTGGATGACTGGCTCTCCTGGGCGCAAGGTTCGGGCATCCGCGCAGAGGTTTGCGCATTTTTGCGGTTTCGCCCCCGCTTGCTGCACGATTTTGACCCGCTGAAAGCGGAAAAAGCCTTTGCTTCGCCGCGTTCGTGGGAATTTGTATCGCGCGTTCTGGATGCCGGGCCTGATGCTGACGTGGAGTACGAACTGTTTCAGGGCACAGTGGGTTCGGCGGGCGCTGCGGAATTTATGGGCTTTCTTTCGGTTTGGCGCGAACTGCCCACGGTGGATGAAGTGCTGGCCGCCCCGGCCTCTGCTATGGTTCCGCTGGAACCAGCGGCCCTCTATGCCATGTGTGAAGCCTTGAGCCTCAGGGCCAGCACAGAAACCATCGAAGCGCTCACTGCCTACGCTGAACGCCTGCCCTCGGAATTCGGCGTGCTGCTTATGCGTGATGCCGTTTGTCAGGATACGGATCTAGTGCAGACCGAGGCCTTTTCACGCTGGGCTGAAAAAAATGCCGAAGTGCTGATGTAG
- a CDS encoding FeoA family protein: MTDSRERISVGGQADERQSPAVPASRSGGHAWAIRALYVGMSGALLMYAGDMLLFGRLSNTDISPEGVTAVMQEVAADSPFRIMLGGGLGPLAGFLYAAGFYGVTAMVRREHPVLRWAIMGLFCLAMVYGGAYHSHYPHYAAVGSHQEVSSAANYINALTMGAVLPMALASLLFIYAVLGGKTLYRKYTVLFSPLPLILCGMAFSHLPSPLTTLVGGGWNNLLFLIFFGVCLRQTRERGSAMPDCAATLAHTGKDEDDNALSASLDVSRRALSQLAEVPSGGIASVCGVNCSGPVTQRLAALGLIPGCAVRVLRTGKVLVLECCGTFIAVGRDFARHIAVNHTMKHADKANGRQK, encoded by the coding sequence ATGACCGATTCAAGAGAAAGAATATCTGTAGGGGGCCAGGCCGATGAGCGCCAGTCGCCTGCCGTTCCCGCTTCCCGCTCCGGCGGCCATGCGTGGGCCATCCGCGCATTGTATGTGGGAATGTCCGGAGCCTTGCTCATGTACGCAGGCGATATGCTGCTTTTCGGCAGGCTGTCCAATACCGACATTTCGCCTGAAGGCGTTACTGCCGTCATGCAGGAGGTGGCCGCGGACTCTCCGTTCCGTATTATGCTGGGCGGGGGCCTGGGCCCGCTGGCAGGATTTCTCTATGCCGCCGGATTTTACGGTGTAACGGCTATGGTGCGGCGGGAACATCCCGTCCTGCGTTGGGCCATTATGGGGTTGTTCTGTCTGGCTATGGTCTATGGTGGGGCGTACCACAGCCACTATCCACACTATGCGGCGGTTGGCAGTCATCAGGAAGTGTCCAGTGCAGCAAATTACATAAACGCCCTGACTATGGGGGCAGTGCTGCCAATGGCTTTGGCCAGCCTGCTTTTCATCTATGCCGTGCTTGGCGGCAAAACCCTGTACAGAAAATACACAGTTCTGTTTTCACCGCTGCCGCTCATCCTGTGTGGCATGGCTTTCAGCCATTTGCCGTCACCGTTGACGACGCTTGTGGGAGGCGGCTGGAACAACCTTCTGTTTCTCATCTTCTTTGGCGTGTGCCTCAGGCAGACAAGAGAGCGTGGCTCGGCCATGCCGGATTGTGCGGCAACTTTGGCCCATACGGGAAAAGATGAGGACGATAACGCGTTGTCAGCCAGCCTTGATGTGTCGCGGCGGGCGCTATCACAACTGGCGGAGGTGCCTTCCGGCGGTATTGCTTCGGTCTGCGGGGTGAACTGCTCCGGCCCGGTCACGCAGCGCCTCGCGGCTTTGGGGCTCATACCCGGATGCGCCGTGCGGGTGCTGCGCACGGGCAAGGTGCTCGTGCTGGAATGCTGCGGCACCTTCATTGCTGTAGGGCGGGATTTTGCCCGTCATATAGCGGTGAATCACACTATGAAACACGCGGATAAGGCGAATGGCAGGCAGAAATGA